A stretch of DNA from Arthrobacter globiformis:
CGGCGGACGCCGCCGGCCGCGAACTGACGCCGGCCCTGCTAGGCCCTGTCCTTTTCCTCCGGCGCACTGTCATCAAACGCCCCATCATCCGCGGCACCGTACTCCAGCACCTCGTCCGGAAGAGTGCGCATCCTTCGCAACGGCGAGAACAGGACCGGGGCGGTAGCCAGGAAGCTGCCGGCCGCCCCGATCAGCATGGTGGGCACCAGGCCAAGGTGTTCGCCCAGGTAGCCCGATGCCAAGGCCGCCAGCGGCATCACGCCCCACACCGCAAACCGGATGGAGGCGTTCATGCGGCCCAGCAGCCGTGGCGGGCAAACCCGCTGGCGCATGGTGAGCTGCATGATGTTGTACACCAGGATGCTGAAGCCAAACCCGAACTCCGAGATGAGCAGCAGGGCCAGTGCGACACCCGGCTCGGAAACGACGCCCGCGAACGGCACCAGCACCAGAAAGACCGAACTGACCAGGGCACACACGGGAATCACGGTGCCTTCGCCAATCCGGGCGGCAAGCCGCGGCGCGGCCACTGCGCCCAGCAGCCCGCCTGCGGCGCCCACGGTCATGATCAGGCCCATGCCCTGCGGCCCCAGCCCGAGGTTGCGCAGCACCAGCAGCGGCATCAGCGTGTACATCAGCATGCCGGAAAAGTTCATGCCGCCGGTGCAGGCCGCAATGCGGCTGATGAGCGGATGCCGGACAACAAACGAGAGGCCTTCCCGTATCTCGACCGGAAGGGGGCGCCGTGCGGCCGCCGGCGCACGCGCTTCTGAGTCGCGGGTACGGGCAAGGAACACCGCGGAGAGCAGGTAACCCGCGGCCTCACCCACGAAAAGCACGGGAGCCGACACGACCGCCAGCAGCGCACCGCCCGCAGCGGGTCCGCCGATTCGTGCTACCTGGGCCGTCGCCTCAAGCTTTGAGTTGGCCTCCCTCACCTGCGGGGACGCCACCAGGACCGGCACGTAACTCTGGTAGGCGACGTCGAAGAACACCGTTGCCGTTCCCACGATCCCCGCGACCAGAGAAAGATGCCAGATTTCCAGGCCGCCGCTCCACCACAGGACCGGCACCGCGGCCATGGCGGCCATCCGCAGCAGATCGGCAGCGATCATGGTCCTGCGCTTCAGCCACCGGTCCACCCATGCCCCGGCCGGCAGCCCGACCGCCAGGAACGCCGCAAGGCCTGCGGCGTTCAGCAAGCCCACCTCGAATTCCGAGGCGTGGAGCATGATGACGGCCAGCACCGGCAACGCGAGCTGGCCCAGCTGCGCGCCGAACTGTCCCAAGGCCTGCCCGGCCCAGAAGGTGGAGAAGTTACGGTCCCGCCACAGGGATCCTGCCGTTGGCTCCGGGGCAGTGGGTTCGGCAGTCACGGCTTCAGTCTCGGCGGGCGATTGGCATATGTCAATCAGTTATTGCTCGTTACACTTGCGTCTATGAACCACCCGCCGGAAGGCGATGACGCGGACCTGGTGGCCAAGGGCCGCGCGCTGAGTTCGCCGCTGCGGCTGAGAATTCTTCGGCTGTGCCTGCACCAGTCGCGGACCAACAAGGAAATCTCGGAGCTGCTCGGCCTCAATCCAGCCTCCAGCCTGCACCACGTCCGCACCCTGGTGCGGACCGGATTCCTGCTGGCGGAGGAACGCCGGAAGGGCCGGCGCGGTGCCACGGAGGTGCCCTACATCGCCAGCCGCAAGTCGTGGAGCACGCCGGTGGACAACGTCGCGCCGATCCTCATCGAGACGTTCTTGCAGGAGACCAGGGATCTGCCGCCTGAGGACATCGAGGTGTGGCGGCTGGGCGTGAAGTTCAACGCCGCACGGCGGGAGGAAATGCTGGGCAAGCTCCGGGCCGTCGTCGAGGAGTACATGGCACTTCCCGCCGACGACGACGGCGAGGCCACCTCACTCATGATTGCCCACCACCGGGACCCGACGGCTGACTAGCGGCGCCATGCCGCCGGACCGCCGGTGGCGGTGCCGCCGGAGGACGGGTGGCTGTACCGCCGGAGGACGGGCGGCTGTACCGCCGGCACCAGGCCAGCATTCCGACGGTGACCACCACGGTCCCGTAGACCCAGATGCTTCCGGCCCAGTCCCCGGCGATCAGCCGCTTGCCGGACTCCATCCCTGACCACCAGCCGGCCAGGGCGTAACAGAGACCGCCGCACACCGCCGTCGGAATCAGTGTCCGGAACGCCGCCCCGAGGAACAACTGAAGTGACGCCAGGAGCAGCAGCGCCGCGACGGCCCCCAGCGGAAGCTCAGCGCCGGCGGCGAATTCCTGGCGGTGCAGCGCGGTTCCGGCGAAGGCAGCAAAAAGAGCTGCCGGCACGGCGGCGGCCAGGCCGCCTGCCATGCCGGCAGCTCTTCTGTTCACGCTGGCAGTTCCCTGCGGGAGGTGCCGTTATGCCTTGGCGCGGGCGCGGTTGGCCTTGGCACGCTCGTTGGAGTCGAGGATGACCTTGCGGATACGGATGTCCTCCGGCGTGACCTCGACGCACTCGTCTTCGCGGGCGAATTCGAGGGACTCTTCGAGGGTGAGCTCGCGCGGGGGTGTGAGGTTCTCGAAGCTGTCGGAGGAAGCCGCACGCATGTTGGTGAGCTTCTTTTCCTTCGTGATGTTGACGTCCATGTCGTCTGCGCGGGAGTTCTCGCCCACGATCATGCCTTCGTAGACCTCGGAGGTCGGCTTGACGAAGAAGGAACCGCGTTCCTGCAGGTTGATCATGGCGAACGGGGTCACCACGCCCGCACGGTCGGCCACCATGGAACCGTTGGTGCGGTATTCGATGGGACCGGCCCAGGGCTCATAGCCCTCGGCGATGGACGCGGCGATGCCGGCGCCGCGGGTGTCCGTGAGGAACTTGGTGCGGAAGCCGATCAGGCCACGGGCGGGAACGATGAACTCCATGCGGCACCAGCCGGTACCGTGGTTGGCCATGTTGGTCATGCGGCCCTTGCGCGCGGCCATGAGCTGGGTGACGGCGCCGAGGTATTCTTCGGGCACGTCGATGGTCATGTGTTCCATCGGCTCGTGGACCTTGCCGTCGATGGTCTTGGTGACCACCTGGGGCTTGCCGACGGTGAGCTCGAAGCCTTCACGCCGCATCTGCTCCACGAGGATGGCCAGCGCGAGCTCGCCACGGCCCTGGAC
This window harbors:
- a CDS encoding MFS transporter produces the protein MTAEPTAPEPTAGSLWRDRNFSTFWAGQALGQFGAQLGQLALPVLAVIMLHASEFEVGLLNAAGLAAFLAVGLPAGAWVDRWLKRRTMIAADLLRMAAMAAVPVLWWSGGLEIWHLSLVAGIVGTATVFFDVAYQSYVPVLVASPQVREANSKLEATAQVARIGGPAAGGALLAVVSAPVLFVGEAAGYLLSAVFLARTRDSEARAPAAARRPLPVEIREGLSFVVRHPLISRIAACTGGMNFSGMLMYTLMPLLVLRNLGLGPQGMGLIMTVGAAGGLLGAVAAPRLAARIGEGTVIPVCALVSSVFLVLVPFAGVVSEPGVALALLLISEFGFGFSILVYNIMQLTMRQRVCPPRLLGRMNASIRFAVWGVMPLAALASGYLGEHLGLVPTMLIGAAGSFLATAPVLFSPLRRMRTLPDEVLEYGAADDGAFDDSAPEEKDRA
- a CDS encoding helix-turn-helix domain-containing protein, whose amino-acid sequence is MNHPPEGDDADLVAKGRALSSPLRLRILRLCLHQSRTNKEISELLGLNPASSLHHVRTLVRTGFLLAEERRKGRRGATEVPYIASRKSWSTPVDNVAPILIETFLQETRDLPPEDIEVWRLGVKFNAARREEMLGKLRAVVEEYMALPADDDGEATSLMIAHHRDPTAD